From a single Arachis hypogaea cultivar Tifrunner chromosome 3, arahy.Tifrunner.gnm2.J5K5, whole genome shotgun sequence genomic region:
- the LOC112791017 gene encoding calnexin homolog, whose product MGERKLTPPGIVTVLLLVCAASFQLLRASDDVDDAIFYESFDENFEGRWIVSQKDEYNGAWKHEKSEGHDDYGLLVSEKARKYAIVKELDEPVTLKDESVVLQFETRLQNGLECGGAYLKYLRPQEAGWKPKGFDNESPYSIMFGPDKCGATNKVHFIFKHKNPKTGEYVEHHLKYPPSVPSDKLTHVYTAILKPDNELRILIDGEEKKKANFLSSEDFEPALIPPKTIPDPDDNKPEDWDERAKIPDPNAVKPDDWDEDAPMEILDEEAEKPEGWLDDEPEEIDDPEATKPEDWDDEEDGEWEAPKIDNPKCDSAPGCGEWKRPMKRNPAYKGKWHAPLIDNPAYKGIWKPRDIPNPDYFELEKPDFEPIAAIGIEIWTMQDGILFDNILIAKDDKVAASYRETTWKPKFAVEKEKQKEEEDSVAASSGLADLQKKVFDLLYKIADIPFLSDYKLKIHDLIEKGEKQPNLTIGILVSVVVVFLTIFFKLIFGGKKKPARVEQPSPAPKETKANESGVENEENKEKEETSAAAPRRRTTRRD is encoded by the exons ATGGGAGAACGGAAGTTAACCCCTCCGGGGATCGTTACAGTGCTCCTCCTCGTCTGCGCTGCATCGTTTCAGCTCCTCCGCGCTTCAGATGACGTCGACGACGCC ATCTTCTACGAGTCGTTCGATGAGAATTTCGAAGGCCGTTGGATTGTGTCGCAGAAGGACGAGTACAATG GTGCGTGGAAGCATGAGAAGAGTGAGGGGCATGATGATTACGGACTTCTTGTCAGTGAGAAAGCAAGGAAGTATGCTATAGTTAAAGAACTTGATGAACCGGTGACTCTCAAGGATGAATCAGTTGTTCTTCAATTCGAGACTCGTCTTCAGAATGGTCTTGAGTGTGGTGGTGCATACCTAAAGTATCTTAGACCACAGGAGGCTGGATGGAAACCCAAAGGATTTGACAATGAATCTCCTTATTCTATCATGTTTGGTCCTGACAAGTGTGGAGCTACAAACAAGGTGCACTTCATCTTCAAGCATAAGAATCCCAAGACTGGGGAGTACGTTGAACACCATCTCAAGTATCCTCCTTCCGTTCCATCTGACAAACTAACCCATGTATACACTGCTATTCTGAAGCCTGACAATGAATTGCGTATCTTGATTGatggggaagagaagaagaaggcaaACTTCTTATCTTCGGAGGATTTTGAACCTGCTCTTATCCCTCCCAAGACGATCCCAGATCCCGATGACAATAAACCTGAGGACTGGGATGAGAGAGCTAAAATTCCAGACCCAAATGCTGTAAAGCCAGATGACTGGGATGAGGATGCACCCATGGAAATTCTTGATGAAGAAGCTGAGAAACCTGAAGGATGGTTGGATGATGAGCCTGAAGAAATTGATGACCCCGAAGCCACAAAACCAGAAGATTGGGATGATGAGGAGGATGGTGAATGGGAAGCCCCCAAAATTGATAACCCCAAGTGTGACTCCGCCCCTGGTTGCGGTGAGTGGAAGAGGCCAATGAAGAGGAATCCTGCTTACAAGGGAAAATGGCATGCCCCTCTCATTGACAACCCAGCTTATAAGGGTATATGGAAGCCGCGTGATATTCCAAACCCAGACTACTTTGAACTTGAAAAGCCTGATTTTGAGCCCATTGCTGCTATTGGTATTGAGATCTGGACAATGCAAGATGGCATATTGTTTGACAATATCTTGATAGCTAAAGATGACAAGGTTGCAGCCTCTTATAGAGAGACTACATGGAAGCCTAAGTTTGCAGTTGAGAAAGAGAaacagaaggaagaagaagattctgTGGCTGCTTCAAGTGGTCTTGCAGACTTGCAG AAGAAGGTATTTGACCTCTTATACAAGATAGCTGACATTCCATTCCTGAGTGATTACAAGCTCAAAATACAT GATCTCATTGAAAAGGGTGAGAAGCAACCAAATCTCACTATTGGAATTCTCGTGTCTGTTGTGGTTGTCTTCTTGACAATCTTCTTCAAGCTCATATTTGGGGGAAAAAAGAAGCCG GCAAGGGTAGAGCAGCCAAGCCCAGCACCCAAAGAAACTAAGGCCAATGAAAGTGGCGTAGAGaatgaagaaaacaaagagaaggaGGAAACATCTGCTGCCGCACCACGTAGGAGGACAACAAGGCGAGATTGA
- the LOC112779973 gene encoding uncharacterized protein, translating to MSYRKVWTAKQKAIAQIYGDWEESYNKVPKLLQALQSYFPGTICDLCVKPFYDGHLLVCDCSMFDKVFWSFPSCVEVFKNYKPFVSIDDMHLYGRYGGVLLIVVPQDRNNNILPIAFAIMESESTES from the coding sequence ATGTCCTACAGAAAGGTGTGGACGGCCAAGCAGAAGGCAATTGCACAAATCTATGGGGATTGGGAGGAATCGTACAATAAGGTTCCCAAGTTGCTTCAGGCACTGCAGAGCTATTTTCCTGGTACCATTTGTGACCTCTGCGTTAAACCATTCTACGATGGGCACCTCCTTGTATGTGACTGCAGCATGTTTGACAAGGTATTTTGGTCGTTTCCGTCATGTGTAGAAGTCTTCAAGAATTACAAGCCCTTTGTCTCTATAGATGATATGCATCTGTATGGCAGGTATGGTGGTGTATTGCTTATTGTGGTGCCGCAAGATAGGAATAACAACATCCTGCCTATTGCCTTTGCCATTATGGAATCCGAGAGCACCGAGTCATAG